Below is a genomic region from Veillonellales bacterium.
TTCTCATCATCTACCAGTAGCAATTTCATTTTAAGTATCCTTCAAGATCACATCCCTGTGGAAAGTTCCTTCCTTGGACATTCCTATATATATGTATTATCATATTATTATTTATTTTTTATTTATTTTATCATTTGTATTTTATTTAATTTACGTTTAACTTTTTTTTACACTATTTTTTTTATAAAAATCGACAATAATGAAACGTTTTTGTAAATTACTAAACGAATTATTAATAATTCGTTACGATAATTTTATTAGAAAATAAGAAAGGAGGTACTTCCCCCAAAAATGCAAGGGGGGAGCATTTATTTAGGTAATTGATGTCGCGTTAGCGAGTCGCTCTTTCCAGCAAAAAGTCTAACGCAAAAATGGTGCACGGAAGCTAAATTTTAATCAAATTCAAGGAGGAATAATTATGTCACTGGTAATTAGTACAAACTTATCCGCTTTAAACACCACCAATCAATTAAACAAAAACACTTCGCTTATGAATTCATCCCTGCAAAAACTATCATCCGGGTATTCCATCAATAGTGCGTCCGACAATTCGGCAGGTTTGGCCATCTCCGAAAAAATGCGGGCGCAAATCCAAGGCCTCGACCAGGCGAGCAGCAACTCGCAAGATGCCACATCTTTAGCCCAGACAGCAGACGGCGCCCTCGACGAAACCACAACCATTTTAAAACGCATGCGGGAATTGGCTGTGGAGGCATCGTCTGATACTTTGACTGACGATGACAGAACTTCCGTCCAGGATGAAACCAACGAGCTGCGGCAGGAACTCGACCGTATCTCAAATGACACGGAATATAACACCAAGAAATTACTCAACGGCGACAGCGGTTCTTCTACCGCCGTATCCGGTACCAATGCATCTGCCATTGATACTACGCTGACGACTGCCGGCAATAATACCGCATCAGGCACTTACACGGTAAACTATACCGCTGTTGCAACCCAGGCAACTACGGGTCTTAGCACCTCCTCTACCGGTATTACGGCTGCTACTGCTTCGGCAACTTCTTTTGCCGGTGATATTTCCATTAACGGAACAACGATAACGATCGCGTCCGGCGACACCATCCAGGGCGTTCTGGATAAAATCAATGCCCAAACAACAACGACCGGTGTAACTGCCACGCTGGATACTACGGATACTTCGAATGAATACATTAAATTAACGGATAGTACCTACAGCAGTTCTTCGTCCATTACCTTAAAAGCTGACAATGCCACATTGACAGGCCTATTTAATGCAACGACAAGCACGACGGACACCAGTGTTACGGCTACCGGCACCGATGCCGCAGGAACAATCAACGGAGCGGCAGCTACCGCATCCGGCAATACATTATCGGCTTTCGACCTCACAGTTACTGGCGATGATGCAGTTCTGGCTAAAACAACTGTCACAAGTAATGCTGCTACTTTAACTACCGCTCTCTCTGCTCTTGGCACTACTGCTGCCAATACTGCTGTCAGTGCTCTTAGTGCCAATGAAAGTGCTAATACTGCTCTTGCTACTGCTATTAAGAATGGGACTACTGATTATACCGATGCCAACGGCACCAGCTATACAGGCGCTACTGCGCAAGCTAATTTTGCGAGTGCAGTGACTACTGCTACTGCAGCTACCAGTAGCAGCCCGGCCTCTAGTGCAAAAACGGCTGTCAGCGAAGCTTATAAGGCATATACTGCGGCTCTTACCAGTGGGGATGCCGATAGTATCGTTTCTACTAAATCTACTTTAGATTCTGCGATCACCACTCTAAATGATCCCACACTTACTGCCGACAAGGCTGCTTATGACACTGCTGCCGGTACAGCTATCAATACAGCGGCTACTGCCGTACAGAGTACGACAACGACCTTACAGGCTGCAGTTGCTGCTACTACGGACAGCTCAATCACTACGACGACTTTGTCTGATGCCAGTACGACTGCGTCTCCCCAGTCTAGTTTAGCAGCTGCGGTTACGGCTGCCACCAGCGGTACTACTTCTACGACAAAAACAGCTGTTACTGATGCATATTCTGCGTATGCCGCAGCTCTTGCGGCTGGCGGAACGAGTACTACGACTGCTGCGACGATAGTTTCTACTAAGACGGCGTTAGATTCTGCGATTTCCACCTTAGGCGATAATACTTTAAGCAGCGCTCTTACTACTTATAATACTGCTGCCGGCACAGCTATCAATACAGCGGCTACTACGGAAAGCTCTACTGATAATGGTACCAATGAATCGGCTGTGACTGCTGCTATAACTACTGCTACTACTACTGCTTCTACTGCTACTGCTAAGTCCACTTTTGCAAGTGCAATTGCTAATACAACGGCTACTGGTGCTACTAAAACGGCTATCACGGATGCCTATTCGGACTATACGGCTGCTCTTGCTAGTGGTGATTCTTCGACGATAGTATCAACGAAGTCTGCGTTAGATACAGCGGTTGCTAATTCAAGTGATACTACCCTCCAAGCAGCTCTTGTTACTTATAACAATGCTGTCGGCTCCGCTATAAATAATGCTGCAACTAAAATCAATACTGCGCTGAATACTACAAGTGATATCAATACAGATTATTCAAATTATAAAGCCGCTGTTGCTGCCAGCGCGAGTGGTAAAGTTGCGACTGCAAAGGTTACCGTAGATGCCAGCAATGCCCTGACCTTCCAGGTCGGCGCCAACTCCGATCAGACAATGACGCTTTCCATCAGCGATATGGACGCCAACGCCCTGGGAGTCGCCGGCAGTACTTCTACGACAGGGATTGATCTTAGCACCGCAAGCAGTGCTACTTCTGCTATCACTACCATCGATGCTGCAATTAAGAAAGTGGCTGCTGAACGGTCTAATCTAGGCGCTGTCGAAAACAGCCTATCCAGCAATATCGATAATTTGGATACCGAAAGTGAAAACCTGACTTCGGCTGAATCCAATATTCGCGACACCGACATGGCAACAGAAATGGCAACTTACACCAAGCTGAGTGTTATTACCCAGGCAGCTACTGCCATGTTGTCCAAAGCCAATTCACAGCCGGAAAAGGTATTGACTCTGTTACAATCCTAATACTCTAATCTAAAAAGGGGCTGTCTCAACATAGGTTGTAAAACCTATTTGCGGCAGCCCCTTTTTTCTATTACTATCCCCCAAAGCCATTTTTACTCTGCAGCTCCAAAGCCCGGAGATAACAAGACTCCGCTTCAGCAACGCGATCACTCAACGCAAGGCAATTCCCCAGATTATAAAATGCCTCGGCATAACCCGGATCTTTCTCAATCGCCTTACGATAGCATGCTTCCGCCTCTGCCAGAAAATTTTTATGTTTTAAAACCACGCCTAAATAGTTATAGGCCGCCGGAATTTCAGTATCCAGTTCAAGAACCTTAAAAAAGCACGCTTGGGCATTACCCCAATCGTTTAGCGATATCAAGACTTCGCCTAAAAGCTGATAGGCCTCCGCCAAACCTGGATCCTGTTTTACGGCCTGGCAGAATGACAAAGCCGCTTGCCGCCATTCACGGCTTGCCGCATGCTCAAGCCCTGCAGCTATCCATTCTTTTACCGTCATCTCCTGCACCTGCTTTCTATAACATAATCAATAGATATGTTAATACCTGTCACGCCCTATTTTTCAATCCCGTCTCATCTGATATTCTTCCCTTAATGCCCCTCGGACCCGATTAATTACATCCGGCCAATCATCCGCCTTACGCTGGCGAAATAGTCGCATTGTTGGATACCAGGGGCTGTCTTCACGATCCATTTGCCATCGCCAGTCGGGGGCAAACGGCAAAAGAAGCCATGTCTTTTTTCCCATAGCCCCTGCTAAATGAGCCACAGCCGAATCAACAGTTATGACTAAATCAAGATGTGTAATCAAGCCTGCGGTCTCGGCAAAGTCTTGCATCTCTTCGGGACGGCTGAATACTTTGCCAGGCACTTTAACTAAATCCCGGGCTTTTGCCCCGACTTGCAGACTAACCCATATCACTTCATCGTCAGCAAATAGATCAGCAAATAGATCGATAGGGATAGAACGGTTGCGATCATTATGATGGCTCGGATTACCAGCCCAAGCCACGCCAATTCTGGCTCTATTTAGCTCCTCAGCAGCCTTACCCCACTTTGCGGCAATTTCAGAGCATACTTTTATGTAGGGAATAGTCCGGGGAATGTCTTTGGCGGCTGTATTAAAAACCATGGGAAGGCTGGGTAACGGACAACAGAAGTCAAATTCTCCCGGCGGTATGTCTGTTGTTCCATGGACCGCTAAAAAGGGAAACGATGAATCTAGCAGCCGCTGCAGCGGTTCCTGAACCCACAAAACCGTCTTCCCGGCTATTTTTGCGACTAACGGAGCATATCTTACAAAAAAAAGTGTATCGCCGAATCCCTGTTCATAATAGAGTAATATTCTTTTCCCGGTAAGGTTCTCGCCTCTCCAGCGGGGCGCCTCCGGCTGAGCCTGGCTATATTTAATCATCCTTGACTTATCATATTTTTCCCATCCCTTTTCGTACTGCGCCTGAAGTAAATATAAAGTTGCCAGAGAAAACTCCGTTTCCACATAGTTTGGGTTAAGGTTAAGCGCTCGGCAAAAATAAGCCTCTGCCTGACTTAATCGATTTATAGTCGTAAATAATACACCAAGGTTATGATAGGGTTCCAGATAATCGGGCTGAATCCTGATAGCATGGTAAAAACAGGCTTCAGCGGCTTCATAGCAGTTGATATCCGTTAAAACTGTTCCCAAGCTGTTATAAGCCTCGGCAAAATTGGGATTTAGTTTAATGGCACGATACGTGTATCGTGCGGCTTCTTCCAGGCGACGCATGCCTTTTAGAACGATGCCCAGATTGTTGTAAGCATCCGGGAATTTAGGATTCAGTTCAATGGCACGGTGGAAAGAAAGCTCGGCTTCGGCTAAAAGAAGCCTTTTTGTCTGGACAAGTCCTAAGTTATTATAGATTTCCGGCGAATTAGGCTTCCGTTCAATAGCACAACGAAAAGAAAGTTCCGCCTCTGCCAAAAGCCCTTCGTGCATCTGGATGAGCCCCAGGTTACTGTAAGCTTCGGAAAAACCGGGACGCATTCGAATAACCGATTCAAGACAATTCTTTGCCTCCTCCAGGCGATGAGTACTGATCAACAGTGCACCTAAGTTGCATAAAGCGTCAGGGTTTTCAGGATTTAGTTTAAGAGCATGGCGTAATGAGCTTTCAGCCTTTTCAAACAAGTGCATTCCGTATTGTACGGCTCCCAAATAATTGTATGACTCAACATCATTAGGATTCTCTGCGAGAACCTGGCGAAATACTTCTGCCGCTTGCGGCAAATCCCCTGTAGTCACAAATTCAAGTCCCCGCTTTACAAGAATTTTGTTGTGCAACTACTCAGTCTCCTTTCATTTTTCCAAGAATTATCCGCTTGAAAAAATAAATACAAGGGACGTCCAAGGATTACTCCCGGGACGTCCTTGCCGTCAAAAATCATATCTTGGTGTTGTCGGATTTTATTAAATTACTTACTGACAGCGTTATCCCCGCGTACCTGATTCATAGCCTGGAACCAGGCGTCGCGAAATTCAATCAGCCATCGTTTTGCCTCTTCCAGCTGCGACTTATCTTTTTCCACGTTACCCTGAATTAAGCAATGTAATATATATTCGTCAATCAATAGCCAATTTTTAGAAATGTCTTGTTTCATATCCATCGTTACCATAAATTCTCGCATGATATTCTGCGCCCGTATATTCGCTCTATGCGCTTTTTCTATCTCTTTCTTTTCAATCGCCAGAATACTTTCTGTAACAAAGCGAATTGCTCCATTGTACAGCATCAGCGTCAGCTCTTCCGGTGATGCTGTCATGATCTGCTGTCTCTTATAGGCATTGGCAGCATTGGCATTATTCATGATCATTCTCCCTTGAACCTTCAAATTTACAATTCAGCGAACCGGCATATCAACCGAATATCACTCATCCTCTTACATTCAGCAGTCTTCTCCGGGAAATCATAGTCCAGGTATTAACATATTCATTTTTCACGTGGCGCCTAATCCTGCTGCTTTTTAATTCAGTGGCAATAAGAGCATGCTCAGCCACCGCTTCCTGCAATACTTGCTTACTGCGCTCCAGCAGTTCCTGCTGCTTTTGGCTGATATCCCGCATCATCGGCGCTGCCGCCGGCACGTATTTCCAGGTTGGATCGCTTGCTAATTCTTTGTTTAGCGCTGCCAATTCGTTAAGCAGCGCCTCTCTTTCTCTAAGAACGCGCCCCAGGCCTTTCATCTCTCGTTTATGGATAAAACGGCACTGTGTTTCGGTATTGGCAGAAATTTTAACAAGTATCTCCATTTTTTGAGTTAAATAAGAACTTGCCCTTTCCCCTTGCCCCATACCCATATCACTCCTTAAAAATGCGGCTATTGGTCCGATCAGCTGCTGGTCATAGACGACAGGGCTGAAAGTTGGGTATTCATTTCACTGATATACGTCTCCAGTGTACTGTATTTCGTATAAAGATTGTCTTCCACGGTATTCAGCCGCGTTTTCTCTGTAGAAATTTCACTGGTATATTCATCAATTTGTGTGGTCAGCGTGTTATCTGTATCGGAAGAGTCATCTGAAATACCCGCTAATTCTAATAAACTGCCCTTACTGCCGGAGGAATCACTGAGACTCGAAATATATTTCTGTATCGTATCGTAAAAGCGGTAAGCAATGCCTTCTTCCTTGTACCTGGTAGTCAAGTCACTGGATGACAGCGAACGTACAATTGTTGTTCCCGCAAGGGATGTGCCCGAAGCTGTCGTAGAGGTAGCCTGCTGCGTAAAAAGATCCATAACTTCTTCCGGATCACTGGCAATAGCTGCTTTTAGCGTATCTTCATCGATAGATAACTGACCTTTGGTATCATAGCTGCCGGTGCTGATTCCAATGCTGAAAATGGTGGTGGACTGCCCAGAAACCGAATCAATCAAGGCCGCCCGCACATCACTGATGAAATCTGTCAAAGTCGAATCGCTTTCCAGCAGCCCCACTTTTGCCTTTTTCTCCCAAGCAGTAATTTCCGTATCTGTCATGCTGCTCTCTTGATCATCGGTAAGCGGCGCATAGTCGGAATCGTAATTTTCATCCAATTCGGTATTAATAGTACTAATCAAGGTATTATAATCATCCACGAAATCTTTAATCAGGTCATACACGCCATCCGTATCCTGGGTTACAGTTACTGTGTCGGCAGTAGAAGAAGTCGCAGCGGCAGCAGAAATAGCGGAAGTAACAGCCGTTTCATTGGCAGTACTATCGCCGGCTGCTTCAGCCGCAGCCGCAGTATTAATAGCGGTGCCGGCTGCAGTATTATAAGTAGTAAGAGCGCTGCTTAAAGTACTATCGCCTAAGGCGGAAATCGCAGAATCTAACGCCGTCTTAGTAGAAACTATCGTCGCAGCAGTCGTAGTACTCGTTCCGCCAGCCGCAAGCGCTGCCGTATAATTGGCATATGCCGTGGTGACGGCAGCTTTTTTAGTAGTGGTAGTGCCGCTAGTAGCCGTTGTAATTGCGTCGGCTAAAGTAGCTTGCGCCGATGCAGTGGTCGTCGTTTCATTGGCTGTATACGTCACTCCATCGACCGTAATGGTGTTGGAACTCCGGGTCAAGGACTGATTGTCCAGGGTTATCTTAGCATCCTTACCGGCAGTGGATTCGCTTAGCAGCACCGACATAAAGTTGCTGCCGGTTCCCTCCGTTACGTCCAGAGTGTCCCCCGCACCCGTGCTATCGGCCGTCATCTCCAGTTCACCGGTAATACTGTCATAAGTCATTGTTACCCCGGCGTCGCTTTTATTGACCGTTGACATCATATCCGCTAAGGTATCCGTTTTGTCAAAAGTTAATGTAGTGCCATTAATCGTCAAATCAATCTGTCCATCCGTATTGAACGTCAATGCCGTCGATGAGCTTAATTGATCGGCAATCGTCGATAACTCGTCGGAGGTATCTAAACGGTTAGAAAGCACTGCATCCGTGCCGAAGCCGAGATTGGACAAAGCACTGGTACTACTGCTTGATGTAGGAGCGCTAATGGTAATTTTGTTTACACCGCTGTCGGCGGCGGTGATAGATAGATATCCGGTGGATGAGTCCGCACTAACGGTAACTTTACCCGAACCAACTGCATCATCAATCGCGGTTTGCAACGAAGAAAGGTCCGTCACACTGGAATCAAGCGTAACAGTCTTCGCCGTACCGTCCAGGGTAATTACAAAGCTTTCGCCGCTGAGACTCGAATAAGTTGGCGTCGTCGAGCCTTGAACATCCTTCGACACACTGCCGTTGCTTGTGCGCGCAGCCTTTGTGGCGAGTTGAGTAACCGCTACGGTATTCGTTCCGGCAGAAGCGGTGCTGGCGGCAGTTACCGTAACTGCACTGTCACTGCTGGTAGCAGTGTACTTAAGAAAGTTACTCGTTTTCAACAGGCTGCTGGATGAAGTTGTATCGAAATATTTACTGCTAAACGTTTGAATGTCCGCGATAAGGGTACGATAATCTGTCTGTTTCCATTCCGCCAGCTGTTCCTTTTGTTCTAATTTATTTAGTTTTTTTGCCCGCTCAGCCGTCATCAATGATGAAACAATGGAATCAACATCAAGGCCGGAAGACAATCCGGTAGCCCTGGTCGTTCCATTGACCGTGGTAACTGTTACACTGCTGCTTGTAGACATCTGCTCTGCCTCCTCCTCTACCCATTATCCCAAATAATCTACCAGCGTCTTGGATATTGCCTTCGCACCGACCGTAAGGGCTGCGTCATAACTATACTCAGCGCTGGTTTGTTCCGTAGCTGCGGTAGCTGTATCTACATCCTCATTGTCACTCATGAGCGTTTCATACGCCGTATAGGCATCGCCCAAGCTTGAAGTTACATTGCTCACATTGTCCATGCGGGCTCCTAAGGTAGCCTGAGCCACCGTCACCCGGCTAAGATCCGTAGAAAATTCATCAATTAAATCGCTTATATCCAAAGAATTTGTTGTAACGGTTACGCCTGAAGAATCCACTTCGGCTGTTTTATAGCTGGTATCTCCGTCCAGGGCCAGCAGCATTTTAGAAAAGGTATCAAATAGATTGCTGCCCGTACCTTCGCCGGCAACGTCCTGTCCCTCAATATTAACCGTAACTTTACTGTTGTTAAAACCGATATTATAGTTAATATTCTGTTCCGAACTGGTAACTGCAGCCGCTAAAGTATCCGAAGTCGTCTTTGCCGCTGTCGCCGCATCCGTTAAAGTAGTTGTGCCGCCATAAGCCGTAACTGCAGCCGCTAAAGCATCTGAAGTCGTCTTCGCCGTGGCAGCTGCTGTTTCTAAGGTACTGTTGCTGGAATCGGCAGTGTAAGCAGCCTCGGCAGTATTATAGGCAGTCAAAGCCTGGGCAGCAGCACTAGATAAGGAAGTAGAACCGCCATAAGTCGTAACTGCCGCTGTTAAGGTTTCATAGGTAGTTTTAGCCGAAGCCGCGGCCACTGTTAAATTCGTCGAACCGCCGTACGTCGTAACCGCAGCCGCTAGCGTATCCGATGTCGCCTTCGCTGTTGCAGCCGCTGCTCCTAAGGTAGTACTGCCGGAATCGGCAGCATAGGCGGATTCCGCAGTGTTATAGGCAGTCAGAGCCTTAGCCGCGGCAGTAGTTAAAGAATCATAGACATCGCCTTCATTGCTGGTATAGTAAGACTCGATGGTGGAATCAGATATATCCGACGACACCACGCCTCCAAGGCTCAGGTAATCTCCCTTAAAAGTCACCGTATCGCCAATACTAGTGGACGTAGACTCATAAGGCGCTTCGCCCGTGCTGTAGCCGCCAAAAATATATCGTCCGTCGTAGGTAGTATTCATAATCGAAATAGCTTCTGTCTGCAGCGTTTCAATTTGTGTCTTAATACTTGACTTATCCGTATCGCTGCACGTGCTGCTGGCCGCTTCCGTCGCTAATTCCTTCGCGCTTGTAATCACGTCGCTTAAGTCGCTTAAAGCCGAATCCGTTGCCTTCTGCCATCCCGTGGCGGCATCCGCGTTATCCTGATATTGTGTAATCTGGGAGACATAGCTGCGATAGGTTACCGCCCGCGTCGCCACAATAGGATCGTCGGAAGCCAGTTGAATCTTTTTTTCAGATGACACAGCCTTATTGGCCGCTGCCAGTCGATTTGCGGCATCATTAATATCCTTCAAGGTACTTGCGATTGTCATATTGTTAGTTATACGCACAAAGGATCCTCCTTTCTAGTTACCATCCACCATATCAATAGTCTCCTCGTATATTTTACTCCAGGTGCTGGTCACGGAAGCCGAAGCAGCATATGCCGCCTGATATTTAGTTAAATTAACCGTCTCTTCGTTACTGGAAACTCCGGATACCGACGACCGGCTGGTACTAATATAACTTGTGATCGCACTGCTGCGGTTATATGATGTTGCTGCGGAAGAACTCTGTGTACCAATCGTGGCAATGATTGCACTGTAAAAGCCTGTAGCCGTGGAATTCCCGAAAATATCGGCACTACTGCTAATACTAATAAGATCCTCAAGATTTGTCGTATTGCTGGTCGCATCAGCTGTTGAAGCTGCCGCAATTTTATCGGTATCATCCTGAATATCCTTTGATACGCTTATATTCGCTGCTGTGATATTTTGATAGGCTTCATCGATCGTGCTACCGCTTGCTATCAGATCGGCGGAAGATTTATCATCGTAGGAAAAAAACCGGATACCTGTGGAATCATCAAGCCCATACCCATCCGCATTGCCGCTATACGTCGTCGTGCCCACCGTAACGCCTTCATTGAAATCCTCGGCAAATGTCCGGGCAAAATCATTTAATTGACTGATATAGTAGGGAATCCCTTTATCGTCTGCTGTAGATCCATCCCGGATGTCCAGATAGCCGTTAAGAGCGCCGGAATCACCGGTATTAACGTCCTCACCCGTAGCTGCATCGCGAATTCCATACATTCCATACGCAGCACTGGTTGTATCCGTCACAGTATAGCATTCCAGCTGGGTGGAATCACTGCCGTCCACTAATACAGAACCTCCAACCGTAATATTAAGACCGCCATTATCGGTTTTGGTCACAGTAACGCCAACCAGTCCGGAAAGTTTATCCACCAGTACATCCTGCTGATCCTCTAGTTCATTCGTGGAAGCTCCGGATGCGGCAGCTGTGGAAATCTGTTTGTTCAATTCAGCAATCTGCGTCGTATAGCAATTAATTTGCTCTACCGCTGTTTTCACCTCGCCATTAACATCACTGCGCAGCTGAGTCAATTGGGACGACGTATCATTAAGTGTTGAACAAAGTGTCTCCGCTTGTTCCAGCACCGTAGCCCGGTTGGATGTACTGGTTGGATCATCGGAAAGTGTCTCTAAATCGGTGTTAAAAGTATTCAGCGCCGTACTAATTGTACTCGTAGTATCATCCGTTGTACTGCCGAAAACAGTTTCTATTTGCGACAAATACGTGGACTTGGCCTCCCATTCACTTGATGCGCTATTTTCCTGCCAATATTTTTGATCAAGGCTGTCGCTGTGCACTCGATCCACAGAAGTCACATCTACCCCGGAACCCACTAAGCTGCCGCTGTAAACCGCAGCCGGGCCAATAGATGTCT
It encodes:
- a CDS encoding tetratricopeptide repeat protein, whose protein sequence is MHNKILVKRGLEFVTTGDLPQAAEVFRQVLAENPNDVESYNYLGAVQYGMHLFEKAESSLRHALKLNPENPDALCNLGALLISTHRLEEAKNCLESVIRMRPGFSEAYSNLGLIQMHEGLLAEAELSFRCAIERKPNSPEIYNNLGLVQTKRLLLAEAELSFHRAIELNPKFPDAYNNLGIVLKGMRRLEEAARYTYRAIKLNPNFAEAYNSLGTVLTDINCYEAAEACFYHAIRIQPDYLEPYHNLGVLFTTINRLSQAEAYFCRALNLNPNYVETEFSLATLYLLQAQYEKGWEKYDKSRMIKYSQAQPEAPRWRGENLTGKRILLYYEQGFGDTLFFVRYAPLVAKIAGKTVLWVQEPLQRLLDSSFPFLAVHGTTDIPPGEFDFCCPLPSLPMVFNTAAKDIPRTIPYIKVCSEIAAKWGKAAEELNRARIGVAWAGNPSHHNDRNRSIPIDLFADLFADDEVIWVSLQVGAKARDLVKVPGKVFSRPEEMQDFAETAGLITHLDLVITVDSAVAHLAGAMGKKTWLLLPFAPDWRWQMDREDSPWYPTMRLFRQRKADDWPDVINRVRGALREEYQMRRD
- the fliD gene encoding flagellar filament capping protein FliD, whose translation is MSTSSSVTVTTVNGTTRATGLSSGLDVDSIVSSLMTAERAKKLNKLEQKEQLAEWKQTDYRTLIADIQTFSSKYFDTTSSSSLLKTSNFLKYTATSSDSAVTVTAASTASAGTNTVAVTQLATKAARTSNGSVSKDVQGSTTPTYSSLSGESFVITLDGTAKTVTLDSSVTDLSSLQTAIDDAVGSGKVTVSADSSTGYLSITAADSGVNKITISAPTSSSSTSALSNLGFGTDAVLSNRLDTSDELSTIADQLSSSTALTFNTDGQIDLTINGTTLTFDKTDTLADMMSTVNKSDAGVTMTYDSITGELEMTADSTGAGDTLDVTEGTGSNFMSVLLSESTAGKDAKITLDNQSLTRSSNTITVDGVTYTANETTTTASAQATLADAITTATSGTTTTKKAAVTTAYANYTAALAAGGTSTTTAATIVSTKTALDSAISALGDSTLSSALTTYNTAAGTAINTAAAAEAAGDSTANETAVTSAISAAAATSSTADTVTVTQDTDGVYDLIKDFVDDYNTLISTINTELDENYDSDYAPLTDDQESSMTDTEITAWEKKAKVGLLESDSTLTDFISDVRAALIDSVSGQSTTIFSIGISTGSYDTKGQLSIDEDTLKAAIASDPEEVMDLFTQQATSTTASGTSLAGTTIVRSLSSSDLTTRYKEEGIAYRFYDTIQKYISSLSDSSGSKGSLLELAGISDDSSDTDNTLTTQIDEYTSEISTEKTRLNTVEDNLYTKYSTLETYISEMNTQLSALSSMTSS
- the fliS gene encoding flagellar export chaperone FliS, whose product is MNNANAANAYKRQQIMTASPEELTLMLYNGAIRFVTESILAIEKKEIEKAHRANIRAQNIMREFMVTMDMKQDISKNWLLIDEYILHCLIQGNVEKDKSQLEEAKRWLIEFRDAWFQAMNQVRGDNAVSK
- the flgL gene encoding flagellar hook-associated protein FlgL; amino-acid sequence: MRITNNMTIASTLKDINDAANRLAAANKAVSSEKKIQLASDDPIVATRAVTYRSYVSQITQYQDNADAATGWQKATDSALSDLSDVITSAKELATEAASSTCSDTDKSSIKTQIETLQTEAISIMNTTYDGRYIFGGYSTGEAPYESTSTSIGDTVTFKGDYLSLGGVVSSDISDSTIESYYTSNEGDVYDSLTTAAAKALTAYNTAESAYAADSGSTTLGAAAATAKATSDTLAAAVTTYGGSTNLTVAAASAKTTYETLTAAVTTYGGSTSLSSAAAQALTAYNTAEAAYTADSSNSTLETAAATAKTTSDALAAAVTAYGGTTTLTDAATAAKTTSDTLAAAVTSSEQNINYNIGFNNSKVTVNIEGQDVAGEGTGSNLFDTFSKMLLALDGDTSYKTAEVDSSGVTVTTNSLDISDLIDEFSTDLSRVTVAQATLGARMDNVSNVTSSLGDAYTAYETLMSDNEDVDTATAATEQTSAEYSYDAALTVGAKAISKTLVDYLG
- a CDS encoding flagellin, with the translated sequence MSLVISTNLSALNTTNQLNKNTSLMNSSLQKLSSGYSINSASDNSAGLAISEKMRAQIQGLDQASSNSQDATSLAQTADGALDETTTILKRMRELAVEASSDTLTDDDRTSVQDETNELRQELDRISNDTEYNTKKLLNGDSGSSTAVSGTNASAIDTTLTTAGNNTASGTYTVNYTAVATQATTGLSTSSTGITAATASATSFAGDISINGTTITIASGDTIQGVLDKINAQTTTTGVTATLDTTDTSNEYIKLTDSTYSSSSSITLKADNATLTGLFNATTSTTDTSVTATGTDAAGTINGAAATASGNTLSAFDLTVTGDDAVLAKTTVTSNAATLTTALSALGTTAANTAVSALSANESANTALATAIKNGTTDYTDANGTSYTGATAQANFASAVTTATAATSSSPASSAKTAVSEAYKAYTAALTSGDADSIVSTKSTLDSAITTLNDPTLTADKAAYDTAAGTAINTAATAVQSTTTTLQAAVAATTDSSITTTTLSDASTTASPQSSLAAAVTAATSGTTSTTKTAVTDAYSAYAAALAAGGTSTTTAATIVSTKTALDSAISTLGDNTLSSALTTYNTAAGTAINTAATTESSTDNGTNESAVTAAITTATTTASTATAKSTFASAIANTTATGATKTAITDAYSDYTAALASGDSSTIVSTKSALDTAVANSSDTTLQAALVTYNNAVGSAINNAATKINTALNTTSDINTDYSNYKAAVAASASGKVATAKVTVDASNALTFQVGANSDQTMTLSISDMDANALGVAGSTSTTGIDLSTASSATSAITTIDAAIKKVAAERSNLGAVENSLSSNIDNLDTESENLTSAESNIRDTDMATEMATYTKLSVITQAATAMLSKANSQPEKVLTLLQS
- the flgK gene encoding flagellar hook-associated protein FlgK, which translates into the protein MASTFLGLSITSRGLNAAQVGLTVTTNNMSNIDTTGYSVQVVNQTSIGPAAVYSGSLVGSGVDVTSVDRVHSDSLDQKYWQENSASSEWEAKSTYLSQIETVFGSTTDDTTSTISTALNTFNTDLETLSDDPTSTSNRATVLEQAETLCSTLNDTSSQLTQLRSDVNGEVKTAVEQINCYTTQIAELNKQISTAAASGASTNELEDQQDVLVDKLSGLVGVTVTKTDNGGLNITVGGSVLVDGSDSTQLECYTVTDTTSAAYGMYGIRDAATGEDVNTGDSGALNGYLDIRDGSTADDKGIPYYISQLNDFARTFAEDFNEGVTVGTTTYSGNADGYGLDDSTGIRFFSYDDKSSADLIASGSTIDEAYQNITAANISVSKDIQDDTDKIAAASTADATSNTTNLEDLISISSSADIFGNSTATGFYSAIIATIGTQSSSAATSYNRSSAITSYISTSRSSVSGVSSNEETVNLTKYQAAYAASASVTSTWSKIYEETIDMVDGN
- a CDS encoding tetratricopeptide repeat protein, with translation MTVKEWIAAGLEHAASREWRQAALSFCQAVKQDPGLAEAYQLLGEVLISLNDWGNAQACFFKVLELDTEIPAAYNYLGVVLKHKNFLAEAEACYRKAIEKDPGYAEAFYNLGNCLALSDRVAEAESCYLRALELQSKNGFGG